The Candidatus Binataceae bacterium genome includes the window CCAGTTCCCTGACCGCGCGCACAAGCTGTCCACTGGCAGCATAAATCCGTGCCAGGTTGATATAGGGGTAATGGCGCGGCTCGTAACGAGGAGCGTGCTTGGCCTGTTCCAGCCATGGGATCGCCTCTTCGCTGCGCCCCTGCTGCATCAGGTACACCCCGATGTCGTTGTAAGGGTTGCCGAAGGTGGGATCCAGCGCGATCGCTTGCCGGCATTGTGCGATCGCTTCCTCCAGCTCTCCCTGATAGCTCAATGCCCAACCCAGGTAAGTGTGGGCCTCGGCGGTCGGCGCTAGCGCCAACGAGCGACGATAAAGTTCAACTGCCTGCTCCAGCGCGCCCTGCTGTTGGGCGCGCAGCCCCTGGTTAACCAACGCAAGCGCGGTTTGGTAACGATCCCGTCCGCCTACCATGATGTCTTACTATTTCTCTTATATCGTTTGTTGTATCTTTCGTTGGCTACGTGCCCGCCGTATCCAGTCGTCGCTGCAGCGTGGCTATCTCGTTGGCCATCCGTGTCACGTGAGTTGCCGGCCAATAGATCTTGCCGCATTGCGGACATTGGGCGAAATGGGATTGGGTTTTGAAGACATAGGGAGGGACCAGTTCCTGAGCGGCGGTTGGCGGCAAATCCTCCAGCGGCTGGTTGCACTGAGAGCATCGACTCAGCGCGCCGGCGTACGGGTCGAAAGGATAACGGCGCAGGACCTCGAACAGTTGGTCGCGCAGCGCGTTTGCCTGAAGGTAGAGCACATCGGGGGCGGTGCGCAGCCGCTTGTCCCGGGTCAGAAGCGGGCGCTGCTCGGCGCGCGCCAGGCGTAAGGCAGCAGGGCCTGAGCGGGTGCGATGGTAGGAGACGTCGGCGCCCAGCAGCCGCAGCCATCGCGCCAAGCGGCCAACCATCCGATCGGCGGCAAATCGCGGCGTTTCATTCATTTGGGCGTCACCTCCGCGCTCACTCCGGCGCCGCCTCGGCGCCTTCCTTGCGCACGCCCATCAGGTACGCCTGGATGAAGGAGTCGATCTCGCCGTCGAGCACGGCATCGGTGTTGCCGATCTCCACTCCAGTACGATGGTCCTTGACCATCCGGTAGGGTTGCAGGACATAAGAGCGGATTTGGCTGCCCCAGGTAATATCCTTCTTCTCCTTGGAAAATTGATCCAGCTGCTCACGCTTTTTGCGCAGTTCGAGTTCGAACAGGCGGGCGCGCAATATTTTCATCGCCATGTTGCGATTCTTATGCTGCGAGCGTTCGTTTTGACAGGTCACCACGATCCCGGTAGGAAGATGGGTAAAACGCACCGCCGAATCGGTCTTATTGACGTGTTGGCCGCCGGCC containing:
- a CDS encoding Mut7-C RNAse domain-containing protein; translation: MNETPRFAADRMVGRLARWLRLLGADVSYHRTRSGPAALRLARAEQRPLLTRDKRLRTAPDVLYLQANALRDQLFEVLRRYPFDPYAGALSRCSQCNQPLEDLPPTAAQELVPPYVFKTQSHFAQCPQCGKIYWPATHVTRMANEIATLQRRLDTAGT
- a CDS encoding tetratricopeptide repeat protein yields the protein MVGGRDRYQTALALVNQGLRAQQQGALEQAVELYRRSLALAPTAEAHTYLGWALSYQGELEEAIAQCRQAIALDPTFGNPYNDIGVYLMQQGRSEEAIPWLEQAKHAPRYEPRHYPYINLARIYAASGQLVRAVRELEGALALVPQNGELQEQLEELRRRLN